A genome region from Eschrichtius robustus isolate mEscRob2 chromosome 4, mEscRob2.pri, whole genome shotgun sequence includes the following:
- the LOC137763487 gene encoding uncharacterized protein, translated as MWIWTPPGSRQRANGSGPFFTVKSGFHGRNRKGVSGLPSQPPGAGDAPTGLCVLPRQAGREGGPDGGGSGTRPPGAGSAAELRSRLRPWRPPVRSSVRRRQDCPAAAAEGLPQGRTEPACAEAGPPQQRWDGAGADTATRTRPSVERRTGSGGSAPPPISGHVTSLHAGNRSGRAGRSRGSGLGEGGPAACVILVPPPAIALAPPAVEGGSLNHWTAREVPTSTFHIFGENSNMQLWWRTIDTVTLVFQKCGLWTSCLGIIWGFFRKCSLSGLLQSY; from the exons ATGTGGATTTGGACCCCTCCTGGTTCACGCCAGAGAGCAAACGGATCAGGGCCGTTTTTTACAGTGAAATCTGGTTTTCATGGGCGGAACCGGAAAGGGGTGTCAGGATTGCCCTCCCAGCCCCCCGGGGCGGGGGATGCTCCTACCGGACTCTGCGTCTTACCCAGACAGGCAGGAAGAGAAGGGGGCCCTGACGGCGGAGGGAGCGGCACCCGACCCCCCGGTGCTGGGTCAGCAGCGGAACTGAGGAGCCGCCTCAGACCCTGGCGTCCACCCGTCCGCTCGTCGGTGCGCCGCCGCCAGGACTGCCCGGCAGCCGCTGCCGAAGGCTTACCGCAAGGCCGGACCGAGCCCGCCTGTGCCGAGGCGGGTCCTCCACAACAGAGATGGGACGGGGCTGGAGCGGACACCGCTACGAGGACGCGCCCCTCGGTCGAGCGGCGAACCGGAAGCGGCGGATCGGCCCCACCGCCCATATCCGGGCACGTGACCAGCCTCCACGCCGGAAATCGGTCGGGTAGAGCCGGAAGGAGTCGCGGCAGTGGCCTTGGCGAGGGCGG gcCCGCAGCAtgcgtgatcttagttcccccaccagcgaTCGCactcgcaccccctgcagtggaaggggggagtcttaaccactggaccgccagggaagttcccaccAGCACTTTTCACATCTTTGGGGAAAATTCTAATATGCAGCTATGGTGGAGAACCATTGATACAGTGACGTTGGTATTTCAAAAatgtggtctgtggaccagctGCTTGGGCATCATCTGGGGGTTCTTTAGAAAATGCAGCCTCTCAGGCTTACTTCAGAGCTACTGA